The proteins below come from a single Metarhizium brunneum chromosome 1, complete sequence genomic window:
- the fbxw1 gene encoding Beta-TrCP → MAKPDQLPAMDPFSPAHQPDEGYSEDPLNPTVHHGLPASLATLRSPAELPSWLASNASALPVSVKKELTLALLDDLPTSAIAEIVQRLNPRLYIDFVQYLPAEICLKILGYLDPVSLVGVAQTCRAWYELALDRKLWERLYHLEGWKAVASEIELCEGRVNVGLTSSIGHLHRIQNADGQTNKIRAILNEDEDQEMTGTSRSQDMVPEPVGIEGSSIFGTPGSSFSSNRQLMSLTGGDVDMDISFASSSSAYKGKGVDRSCGSSDVVRAKRKEPGGTPEPSLPPILPPDHPSASIRSTLWAWDIGSSRYRINWKYLYNMRRRLESNWELGKYTTFQLPHPQYPEEGHQECVYTLQFDADYLVSGSRDQTMRIWNVRTRRLVRPPLIGHNGSVLCLQFDAHPSEDIIVSGSSDSNVFIWKFSTGELIQQITKAHRESVLNVRFDKRILVTSSKDKTIKIFNRRPLRFGELGYGAGESAFSAVGKTIKRYGYEPDLAQELPVKEPYTMIGRLEGHGAAVNAIQVRDRTIVSVSGDRHIKVWDWPDQVCTQTIPAHDKGIACVEFDGRRIVSGSSDYEVCIFDAPTGLKVAQLRGHAHLVRTVQAGFGDLPYSKAEDEVDAKIVDAEYFKAVEAGEVARDGERRNRRTRRVNAGSSRPADVQAFGAKVPPGGGGGRKYGRIVSGSYDQSIIIWRRDKEGVWKPAHHLRQEEAAAAAQRNMALAIPPQPILQPTFSNQHQGGLPMHPSAGPPAMRIPASRSRLPPLGEMSQASVDPSVGAQGTSGLYMNLIDQVVPLGARALEQTLANYPAMLSHHNYLQSVIEREPSPLARTQLRQAITAALVAFQTGQQSTRQRPASTPNPASTAPPAAAAGPSVAGPSNPPGMPATYQAADIPTPRPTQAIAGPSLAAIHVAPDVNMATAATPMPNPLPTPTPAPAQPAQVPAQHNPPPPAHHHPHIAGAENAPARVFKLQFDARKIVCCSQAPVIVGWDFCNGDSELEETARFFATVD, encoded by the exons ATGGCGAAGCCTGACCAACTTCCGGCCATGGATCCGTTTTCCCCAGCACATCAGCCCGATGAAGGCTATTCGGAGGACCCTTTAAATCCTACCGTTCATCATGGTCTGCCGGCGAGTTTAGCGACATTACGGTCACCGGCAGAGCTGCCATCTTGGTTGGCAAGCAATGCCTCGGCGTTGCCAGTGTCTGTCAAGAAGG AATTAACACTCGCGCTTCTCGATGACCTTCCCACATCGGCCATCGCCGAGATCGTCCAGCGATTAAATCCCCGGCTATACATCGATTTCGTCCAATATCTTCCAGCCGAAATCTGTCTCAAAATACTGGGATATCTAGATCCCGTTTCATTAGTTGGTGTCGCCCAAACATGCCGCGCTTGGTACGAATTGGCATTGGATCGGAAACTCTGGGAGCGCCTGTACCATCTCGAAGGCTGGAAGGCGGTGGCGAGCGAGATTGAACTGTGCGAGGGCAGAGTCAACGTTGGTCTAACAAGCTCTATTGGTCACTTACATCGAATCCAGAATGCGGATGGCCAGACCAACAAGATTCGTGCGATACTgaatgaagatgaagaccaGGAAATGACAGGGACGTCTCGGAGCCAGGACATGGTCCCAGAACCAGTAGGAATCGAGGGTAGCAGCATTTTTGGAACTCCTGGCTCATCATTTTCCTCAAATCGGCAACTTATGTCACTCACAGGCGGGGATGTCGATATGGACATTAGTTTTGCGTCAAGTTCGTCAGCCTACAAGGGCAAAGGCGTAGATAGGAGCTGTGGTTCATCAGATGTTGTGCGTGCCAAGCGAAAGGAGCCCGGAGGGACACCGGAACCCTCTTTGCCTCCTATATTGCCTCCAGATCACCCAAGTGCTTCAATACGATCAACCCTGTGGGCTTGGGACATTGGTAGCTCAAGGTATCGCATTAACTGGAAGTATCTTTACAACATGCGACGACGACTGGAGTCCAACTGGGAACTTGGCAAATACACGACTTTCCAGCTGCCACACCCTCAGTACCCCGAAGAGGGACATCAAGAATGCGTTTATACTCTGCAGTTCGACGCAGACTATTTAGTGAGCGGCAGCAGAGACCAGACGATGCGTATTTGGAACGTTCGAACGCGTCGCCTAGTTCGACCCCCGCTAATCGGACACAATGGTTCGGTCTTGTGTCTGCAGTTTGACGCTCACCCCTCCGAGGATATCATTGTTTCGGGCAGCAGTGACTCTAATGTCTTCATCTGGAAATTCTCAACCGGCGAGCTTATTCAACAAATTACCAAGGCGCATCGTGAGTCAGTTTTGAATGTTCGCTTCGACAAACGGATTCTTGTCACATCCTCGAAAGACAAAACCATCAAAATCTTTAACAGAAGACCACTTCGCTTTGGAGAGCTGGGGTATGGGGCGGGCGAGTCGGCATTCAGCGCCGTTGGGAAGACCATCAAGCGATACGGCTATGAACCGGATTTAGCCCAGGAGCTACCTGTCAAGGAACCATATACCATGATTGGTCGGTTGGAAGGCCACGGTGCTGCCGTCAATGCCATTCAGGTTAGAGATCGCACCATCGTGTCTGTGTCCGGAGACCGGCATATCAAGGTTTGGGACTGGCCGGACCAAGTGTGCACGCAAACCATCCCTGCTCACGATAAGGGCATCGCCTGCGTCGAGTTCGACGGACGACGAATTGTAAGTGGTAGCAGTGACTACGAGGTGTGCATTTTTGACGCGCCTACCGGGTTGAAGGTTGCACAATTACGTGGCCACGCGCATTTGGTCAGAACCGTGCAAGCGGGCTTTGGTGATCTGCCATACAGCAAGGCTGAAGATGAGGTGGATGCCAAGATTGTGGATGCTGAGTACTTCAAAGCTGTTGAGGCCGGAGAGGTGGCCCGTGATGGTGAGAGACGAAACCGAAGAACTAGGAGAGTGAACGCAGGGAGCTCTAGGCCGGCTGATGTGCAGGCATTTGGAGCCAAGGTGCCACCTGGAGGGGGCGGCGGTCGCAAGTATGGACGAATTGTGTCTGGGTCATACGATCAGAGCATCATTATTTGGAGACGTGACAAGGAGGGTGTTTGGAAACCGGCCCATCACCTTCGCCAGGAAGAGGCGGCAGCTGCAGCGCAGAGAAACATGGCCCTGGCCATACCGCCACAACCCATCCTACAACCTACTTTTTCAAATCAACACCAAGGGGGCCTCCCAATGCACCCATCTGCTGGTCCCCCGGCCATGCGCATTCCTGCCTCCCGCAGCAGACTCCCGCCCCTTGGGGAGATGAGCCAGGCCAGCGTCGACCCCAGCGTCGGTGCGCAGGGGACCTCCGGGCTCTATATGAACTTGATTGATCAAGTCGTCCCCCTTGGTGCCCGAGCACTGGAGCAGACATTGGCCAATTATCCAGCCATGCTTAGCCACCACAACTACCTGCAGTCTGTCATTGAACGCGAGCCGTCGCCATTGGCACGCACACAGCTTCGACAAGCCATCACAGCAGCGTTAGTCGCCTTTCAAACCGGGCAGCAGTCGACAAGACAACGCCCGGCCAGTACACCGAATCCAGCCTCAACAGCGCcgcctgctgccgctgctggtcCTTCTGTTGCGGGACCCAGCAATCCTCCCGGAATGCCGGCAACGTACCAGGCCGCAGATATCCCAACCCCTAGACCAACACAAGCCATCGCCGGACCATCACTAGCTGCGATACATGTTGCTCCAGACGTGAACATGGCAACGGCTGCTACGCCAATGCCAAATCCTCTTCCGACCCCCACGCCTGCACCAGCTCAACCAGCCCAAGTACCAGCACAACACAACCCTCCCCCGCCGGCGCATCACCACCCGCATATTGCCGGGGCAGAGAATGCACCAGCTCGCGTATTCAAGCTCCAGTTCGATGCTCGCAAGATTGTGTGCTGTAGCCAAGCGCCCGTCATTGTGGGCTGGGACTTTTGCAACGGAGATAGTGAGCTCGAGGAGACTGCTCGATTCTTTGCTACAGTGGATTAG
- the chmp5 gene encoding Charged multivesicular body protein 5, with the protein MNRIFGSKQSGPKPTLSGAITNIDTRIASIDTKLKALNGELSAYQEKLSKLREGPGKQAIKQKALKVLQRRKAYEAEKEKLEGQVWNMEQASSMQDNLKNVMTQVDAMKTTKKELQKQYGKIDIDKIEQLQDEMADLMDVGNEIQESLARSYDIPDEVDETELDAELEALGMEQELEMEMGGAVPGFLQDEVMPEFVDEPPQTEDKVKEAAG; encoded by the coding sequence ATGAACCGAATTTTCGGCTCCAAACAGTCTGGCCCAAAGCCCACTCTCTCGGGCGCCATAACCAACATTGACACGCGGATCGCCTCTATTGATACGAAACTAAAAGCCCTCAACGGTGAACTGTCCGCATACCAAGAAAAGCTGTCCAAATTGCGTGAAGGCCCCGGCaagcaagccatcaagcaaAAAGCCCTCAAGGTCCTTCAGCGCCGCAAAGCCTACGaggccgaaaaggaaaaacTCGAGGGCCAAGTATGGAACATGGAGCAGGCGTCCAGCATGCAGGATAATTTGAAAAATGTCATGACGCAAGTCGATGCGATGAAGACGACCAAGAAGGAGCTACAGAAGCAATATGGCAAGATTGATATCGACAAGATTGAGCAGCTGCAGGATGAGATGGCGGATTTGATGGACGTGGGGAATGAGATTCAGGAGAGTCTGGCGAGGAGCTATGATATTCCGGATGAGGTGGACGAGACAGAGCTGGATGCTGAATTGGAGGCTTTGGGGATGGAGCAAGAGTTGGAAATGGAAATGGGAGGTGCGGTGCCTGGGTTTTTGCAGGATGAGGTAATGCCCGAGTTTGTGGATGAGCCTCCTCAGACGGAGGATAAAGTGAAAGAGGCTGCCGGTTAG